A section of the Tumebacillus amylolyticus genome encodes:
- a CDS encoding Spo0B domain-containing protein has translation MNGHLRTRATDIRSMMEDSLEVLRIYRHDLMNQVQLLQAYSQLKKYDRLHEPIQSLVQEAGRHTEWSSMPSSMVSYVVLSRDIKYQMLQLHVSYDQQEEPTEAAEFLAARLLSSLLDTLGEQSKTLLEPLALDVWIVSFRQGYEISWFADLPHDWAAWATAYAVEGVEFVQETGEDGTEYRVRFQLQE, from the coding sequence ATGAACGGACACCTACGAACTCGCGCGACGGACATTCGCTCGATGATGGAGGATAGCTTAGAAGTTCTGCGCATCTATCGCCATGATCTCATGAATCAGGTGCAATTGCTGCAGGCATACTCTCAGTTAAAAAAATACGACCGGCTGCATGAACCGATCCAATCGTTGGTGCAGGAAGCCGGGCGCCATACGGAATGGTCGTCCATGCCGAGTTCGATGGTGTCCTATGTGGTGCTCTCCCGCGACATCAAGTACCAGATGCTGCAACTGCACGTCTCCTATGATCAACAGGAGGAACCGACGGAAGCGGCAGAATTTTTAGCCGCCCGCTTGTTGTCCAGCCTGCTCGACACCTTGGGCGAACAGTCCAAAACGTTGCTCGAACCATTGGCTTTGGATGTATGGATTGTCTCATTCCGTCAAGGCTATGAGATAAGTTGGTTCGCCGATCTGCCGCATGACTGGGCAGCATGGGCGACTGCGTATGCGGTTGAGGGTGTGGAATTCGTCCAAGAGACGGGCGAAGACGGCACCGAATAC
- the rpmA gene encoding 50S ribosomal protein L27 — protein MMKLNLQLFASKKGVGSSKNGRDSISKRLGVKRADGQVVSAGSILVRQRGTKIYPGLNVGKGGDDTLFAKVEGRVAFERMGRDKKRVSVYPVVQAEALEA, from the coding sequence ATGATGAAACTTAACCTTCAACTGTTCGCGTCCAAGAAGGGGGTAGGTTCCTCCAAGAACGGTCGTGACTCCATCTCGAAGCGTCTGGGCGTTAAGCGTGCAGACGGTCAAGTGGTATCCGCAGGTTCGATCCTGGTTCGCCAACGCGGCACCAAGATCTACCCGGGCCTGAACGTAGGCAAGGGCGGCGATGACACCCTGTTTGCAAAAGTTGAGGGCCGTGTTGCTTTCGAGCGCATGGGCCGCGACAAAAAACGTGTCAGCGTATATCCGGTTGTACAAGCTGAAGCTCTCGAAGCGTAA
- a CDS encoding ribosomal-processing cysteine protease Prp: MIRSIIWRDKQGRVGRFSLQGHADAAEYGQDIVCAAVSMLVINTVNSAEQLLGVVLATDDTTAPGDVKCSIPVLADQTADDKLQLLLEAMVLGLHSVRDEYPDFVKVNMKNL, from the coding sequence ATGATTCGATCGATCATCTGGCGGGACAAGCAAGGACGGGTGGGTCGATTCTCACTCCAAGGGCATGCCGATGCGGCTGAGTACGGACAAGACATTGTCTGTGCCGCTGTCTCGATGCTGGTCATCAACACCGTCAACTCCGCAGAGCAACTGCTCGGCGTCGTGTTGGCTACCGATGATACCACAGCACCCGGCGATGTGAAGTGTTCGATTCCAGTCTTGGCTGATCAGACGGCTGACGACAAACTTCAATTGCTTCTCGAAGCAATGGTCTTAGGCCTGCACTCAGTTCGGGATGAATATCCCGACTTCGTGAAGGTCAATATGAAAAATCTGTAG
- the rplU gene encoding 50S ribosomal protein L21 encodes MYAIVQTGGKQYKVAEGDVLFIEKLEAEDGAVVTLDHVLLVSKENGVVVGSPTVAGATVSAKVLKHGKAKKILVFKYKSKKNYRRKQGHRQPYTQVQIEKINA; translated from the coding sequence ATGTACGCAATCGTTCAAACCGGTGGTAAGCAGTACAAAGTGGCAGAAGGTGATGTTCTGTTCATCGAAAAGCTCGAAGCTGAAGATGGCGCAGTAGTTACCCTTGACCACGTCTTGCTCGTTTCGAAGGAAAACGGCGTCGTAGTCGGTTCCCCGACTGTTGCAGGCGCAACCGTTTCCGCGAAAGTCCTGAAGCACGGCAAAGCCAAGAAGATCTTGGTCTTCAAGTACAAGTCCAAGAAGAACTACCGTCGCAAGCAAGGTCATCGCCAACCGTACACCCAAGTACAAATCGAAAAAATCAACGCGTAG
- a CDS encoding Rne/Rng family ribonuclease, with the protein MRKQILVSQDRRELRAAILEDGRTVEYYTERQATATLPHVGNVYKGRVANILPGMQAAFVDIGSEKNAFLYLDDALPLYTGTLNPDRKPQISEVLKEGQEVLVQVTKEPVGTKGARVTANISLPGRHIVLMPNSPYVGVSRRIEQEAERERIRQAAERVRDPEVGVIVRTAAVGVADNLLEQDYHFLHGTWQRIKRQAKGAKVPELVYRDLDLFSRSVRDFFTEDVEELWIDDLEAFEAARDLLRHSSPGLFDRVKLYRGRENLFAAHRIDQDLEKALKRKVWLKSGGYLVIDQTEALTVIDVNTGKFVGTSSLEETVFKTNVEATREITRQLRLRDIGGIIIIDFIDMRDAGHKEQIVQELEKALRRDRTRSHVLGMTQLGLIEMTRKKVRQSLDEVLHRPCPTCDGKGKVLSEETTAARIERELADYLRGNDHEAVLVECHPAVAALLIGQGGQNLRAMEEEWRLKVYIKGKDSLHLAEHRISWAGTVEEVELRALPVQVGQVLAIKIDEPHAHNPRDGIARLEGYVLDVQNGGSYVGREVLVKISHVNRTYGKGVVLEENV; encoded by the coding sequence GTGCGCAAACAGATCTTGGTAAGTCAGGACCGACGGGAATTGCGCGCGGCCATCCTCGAGGACGGTCGCACGGTGGAATACTACACGGAACGACAAGCGACGGCGACCCTGCCGCACGTCGGCAACGTTTACAAAGGGCGCGTCGCGAACATTTTGCCGGGCATGCAGGCGGCGTTTGTGGACATCGGGTCGGAGAAAAACGCATTTCTCTACCTCGACGACGCGCTTCCGCTCTACACCGGCACGCTGAACCCGGACCGCAAACCGCAGATCAGCGAAGTGCTCAAGGAAGGTCAAGAAGTTTTGGTGCAGGTGACCAAGGAACCGGTCGGCACCAAGGGAGCCCGGGTGACGGCGAACATCTCGCTGCCGGGGCGGCACATCGTGCTGATGCCAAACTCTCCCTACGTGGGGGTCTCCCGCCGCATCGAGCAAGAGGCGGAGCGTGAGCGCATCCGTCAAGCGGCCGAGCGCGTGCGCGACCCGGAAGTCGGCGTGATCGTGCGCACGGCGGCGGTCGGCGTGGCAGACAATCTGCTGGAACAAGACTATCACTTCTTGCACGGAACATGGCAGCGGATCAAGCGGCAGGCCAAGGGAGCCAAAGTTCCCGAGCTCGTCTACCGCGATCTCGATCTGTTTTCGCGTTCGGTGCGGGACTTTTTTACCGAAGATGTCGAGGAGCTTTGGATTGACGATCTGGAAGCGTTCGAAGCGGCGCGAGACCTGTTGCGCCACTCTTCTCCGGGATTGTTCGACCGCGTCAAACTCTATAGAGGACGCGAGAATTTGTTCGCTGCCCATCGCATCGATCAAGACTTGGAAAAAGCGCTGAAGCGCAAAGTCTGGTTGAAGTCAGGCGGGTACCTCGTGATCGACCAGACGGAAGCTTTGACGGTGATCGACGTCAACACGGGCAAGTTCGTCGGCACGTCGTCGCTTGAAGAGACGGTGTTCAAGACCAACGTCGAAGCGACCCGTGAGATCACGCGCCAACTGCGCCTGCGCGACATCGGCGGCATCATCATCATCGACTTCATCGACATGCGCGATGCCGGCCACAAAGAACAGATCGTCCAAGAGTTGGAAAAAGCGTTGCGCCGAGACCGCACGCGCTCCCACGTGCTTGGGATGACCCAGTTGGGCCTCATCGAAATGACGCGCAAAAAAGTCAGGCAGTCGCTTGACGAAGTGTTGCACCGTCCTTGCCCGACTTGTGACGGCAAAGGCAAAGTGCTCTCGGAAGAGACGACGGCGGCACGCATCGAGCGCGAATTAGCCGATTATCTGCGCGGCAATGACCATGAAGCTGTGCTAGTTGAGTGTCACCCGGCTGTAGCCGCTCTGCTCATCGGACAAGGCGGGCAGAACTTGCGCGCGATGGAAGAGGAATGGCGCTTAAAAGTTTACATAAAAGGAAAAGACTCGTTGCACCTGGCGGAACACCGCATCTCGTGGGCCGGGACCGTGGAGGAAGTGGAGCTGCGGGCTCTGCCCGTCCAAGTCGGGCAAGTGCTCGCCATCAAGATCGACGAGCCGCACGCGCACAACCCGCGCGACGGCATCGCCCGTCTGGAAGGGTATGTGCTGGACGTCCAGAACGGCGGAAGCTATGTCGGGCGCGAGGTCTTGGTCAAAATCTCGCATGTCAACCGCACGTATGGCAAGGGTGTTGTTCTAGAGGAAAATGTTTGA
- a CDS encoding site-2 protease family protein, whose protein sequence is MIGPMSKRSFWPTGMKVRVHPLFLLLLLASLGAGMIVETLVLFTIVIVHELGHIFVATSYGYKIREMQILPYGGVAKLEHGAMGWNPRHEVAIAIAGPLNNLLMILVAVLLHMAGWWSDGLTQFFIKGNLMIGFFNLLPALPLDGGRILRAATSGTRGFRAATEVSIRMSFGIAVLLILFGLLSLWAGYLNLAFLMLGSFLLFSAWELRKTMRVDVIRFLDAKRRGKNRKAQEVRTLAVPEGMQVREVIEQFSPDAYHMIYVLDEGKKVQTVLEEEDLVHCVFEENGMRLTLRQVLERSRKGNNNRLSKM, encoded by the coding sequence GTGATCGGACCGATGTCCAAGCGCTCGTTTTGGCCGACCGGCATGAAAGTCCGCGTGCATCCCCTGTTCCTGCTCTTGCTCTTGGCGAGCCTCGGGGCGGGGATGATCGTGGAGACCTTGGTGCTGTTCACCATCGTCATCGTTCACGAACTCGGTCACATCTTCGTCGCCACTTCCTACGGGTACAAAATCCGCGAGATGCAGATCTTGCCCTACGGCGGTGTCGCCAAGCTCGAACACGGTGCGATGGGCTGGAATCCGCGGCATGAAGTCGCGATTGCCATCGCCGGACCGCTGAACAACTTGCTGATGATTCTCGTCGCCGTGTTGTTGCATATGGCGGGCTGGTGGTCGGACGGGTTGACGCAGTTTTTTATCAAGGGCAATCTCATGATCGGGTTTTTCAACTTGCTGCCGGCCCTGCCGCTGGACGGAGGCCGCATCTTGCGCGCGGCGACGTCCGGTACGCGGGGCTTTCGGGCGGCGACGGAGGTGTCGATACGCATGTCGTTTGGGATCGCGGTACTCTTGATCCTGTTTGGGCTGCTCTCGCTGTGGGCGGGGTATCTCAACCTCGCGTTCCTCATGCTCGGGTCGTTCCTGCTGTTCTCGGCCTGGGAGTTGCGCAAGACCATGCGAGTCGATGTCATCCGCTTCCTCGATGCCAAGCGACGGGGGAAAAACCGCAAGGCGCAGGAGGTGCGAACGCTTGCGGTACCGGAAGGAATGCAGGTGCGCGAAGTGATCGAGCAGTTCTCCCCGGACGCTTATCACATGATCTATGTTTTGGATGAAGGAAAAAAAGTGCAAACTGTGCTAGAGGAAGAAGATCTGGTGCACTGTGTCTTCGAAGAGAACGGGATGCGCTTGACGCTCCGGCAAGTGCTGGAGAGGTCGAGAAAAGGAAATAACAACCGCTTGTCGAAGATGTGA
- a CDS encoding M23 family metallopeptidase produces MAKFEFWKSKRKEEEPPESESWNYDRFQADTTRSSLFSSEEEWDVTRSNPVFTSAPPGSLARPRSYEDFLRARGGGYGSSGQGGRYSDSAYGSGRRFYEEDEGSSGLPVHRLMQVLGAVAMIGIFYFTFRSEAPSAVNVQAYVKQHLTNDTNLSGLTAWWQSNVSDKAALPAMSTPSDTSTTTGTGTPAAQEAKFSFTQPVQGAKVKTPYDGKDQQGISFTAALGADVHAAAKGTVEKIEKGEGEDYSVTINHGGTNGRTIYSHLASVNVAANDTVTSDQKIGTLTKKGTTASFFFAYQKDGAYVNPSDLLNASTDTEAPKQTKAPGA; encoded by the coding sequence ATGGCAAAGTTTGAATTCTGGAAAAGCAAACGCAAAGAGGAAGAGCCGCCGGAGTCGGAGTCGTGGAACTACGACCGCTTCCAAGCGGACACGACGCGCTCCTCGCTGTTCAGTTCGGAGGAGGAGTGGGATGTCACACGCTCCAATCCCGTATTTACTTCGGCACCTCCGGGCAGTCTCGCCCGCCCGCGCAGCTATGAAGATTTCCTGCGAGCACGCGGCGGCGGCTACGGCTCGAGTGGACAAGGTGGTCGCTACAGCGACTCCGCGTACGGCAGCGGGCGGCGTTTTTATGAAGAGGACGAGGGGTCGTCAGGTCTACCGGTACACCGTTTGATGCAAGTGCTGGGCGCGGTCGCGATGATCGGAATTTTCTATTTCACGTTCCGAAGCGAAGCACCGTCGGCTGTGAACGTACAAGCGTATGTGAAGCAACACCTCACCAACGACACCAACCTCTCCGGACTCACCGCTTGGTGGCAATCAAACGTCAGTGACAAAGCAGCCCTGCCCGCGATGAGCACGCCGTCCGACACCTCGACGACGACCGGTACGGGCACCCCGGCGGCGCAAGAAGCGAAGTTTTCGTTCACCCAACCGGTCCAAGGCGCGAAAGTGAAGACGCCGTACGACGGCAAAGATCAACAGGGCATCTCCTTCACCGCCGCATTGGGAGCGGACGTGCATGCCGCAGCCAAAGGCACTGTGGAGAAAATCGAAAAAGGCGAAGGCGAAGACTATTCCGTGACGATCAACCACGGGGGGACAAACGGCCGCACCATCTACAGCCACTTGGCTTCCGTCAACGTCGCGGCGAACGACACGGTAACGTCCGACCAGAAGATCGGGACGCTTACCAAAAAGGGCACGACGGCCTCGTTCTTTTTTGCCTATCAAAAAGACGGTGCCTACGTCAATCCGTCCGACCTGCTGAACGCGTCGACCGATACCGAGGCACCTAAGCAAACGAAAGCTCCGGGGGCGTGA
- the minD gene encoding septum site-determining protein MinD — MGEAIVITSGKGGVGKTTTSANIGTALALTGKKVCLVDTDIGLRNLDVVMGLENRIIYDLVDVVTEQCRLEQALIKDKRFDHLYLLPASQTKDKSALTPEAFKPIVEKLKQQFDFVLLDCPAGIELGFRLAITGADRAIIVTNPEAAAVRDADRVIGLLEAAKIHQPKLIVNRIRQHMVNDGTMLDIDEIVSILAIDLLGVVPDDEGVIAGSNSGEPVALNPNAKAGMAYRNIARRILGDSVPLMILSERSGFFSKMKKMIGL, encoded by the coding sequence GTGGGAGAGGCTATCGTCATCACTTCCGGCAAGGGCGGCGTCGGCAAAACGACCACCAGCGCCAACATTGGCACTGCGCTGGCCCTGACCGGCAAGAAAGTCTGCCTGGTCGATACAGACATCGGGTTGCGCAACTTGGACGTGGTGATGGGACTGGAAAACCGCATCATCTATGATTTGGTCGATGTGGTGACCGAACAGTGCCGTCTGGAACAGGCGCTGATCAAGGACAAACGGTTCGATCATCTGTACCTGCTGCCCGCGTCGCAAACCAAGGACAAATCGGCGCTGACACCGGAAGCGTTCAAGCCGATCGTCGAGAAGCTCAAGCAACAGTTTGACTTCGTGCTTCTCGACTGTCCGGCGGGCATTGAACTTGGGTTCCGACTGGCGATCACCGGCGCTGACCGTGCGATCATCGTCACCAACCCGGAGGCGGCAGCGGTACGCGACGCCGACCGCGTCATCGGATTGCTGGAAGCCGCCAAGATTCACCAACCGAAGCTGATCGTCAACCGCATCCGTCAGCATATGGTCAACGACGGCACGATGCTCGACATCGACGAGATCGTTTCGATCTTGGCCATCGACCTGCTGGGCGTGGTACCGGATGATGAGGGTGTCATCGCCGGCAGCAACAGCGGCGAACCTGTCGCCCTGAACCCGAATGCCAAAGCCGGCATGGCGTATCGCAACATCGCCCGCCGCATTCTCGGCGATTCTGTGCCGCTGATGATCCTCAGCGAGCGCAGCGGGTTTTTCTCGAAAATGAAGAAAATGATCGGTCTCTAA
- the minC gene encoding septum site-determining protein MinC, whose amino-acid sequence MGHQTGCELNRTRTPVTIKGIRDGLVFILHDQCSFEEIVEDLEDKLNGSHRQLLTGPLVRVTLQSGMRMLTEQEQETIRDALASHGNLIIQEFQSTAEQLLKSSAVKPPLLYHGTVRSGQIIEHEGDIVIIGDINPGGQVLASGDIYVMGTLRGLAHAGCRGNERAIIAAVFFQPTQLRICDVISRSPDLTREQQRELTGTEMEFAYLRDGQMAVDKMNHLYSIRPRENERA is encoded by the coding sequence ATGGGACATCAAACAGGATGCGAGCTCAACCGAACCAGAACGCCCGTAACGATCAAGGGCATCCGTGATGGACTGGTCTTCATCCTACATGATCAGTGCTCCTTCGAAGAGATTGTGGAAGATCTTGAGGATAAATTGAACGGATCTCATCGCCAACTGCTGACAGGCCCGCTCGTGCGGGTTACCCTGCAGAGCGGCATGCGGATGTTGACGGAGCAGGAGCAAGAGACAATTCGCGATGCGCTCGCGAGCCACGGCAATCTGATCATTCAGGAATTTCAATCGACAGCTGAACAGCTGTTGAAGTCATCGGCGGTGAAGCCTCCGCTTCTCTACCACGGCACGGTGCGCTCCGGTCAGATCATCGAGCATGAGGGCGACATCGTGATCATTGGGGATATCAATCCCGGCGGGCAAGTGCTCGCATCCGGGGACATCTATGTGATGGGGACGTTGCGCGGACTCGCTCATGCGGGGTGTCGCGGCAACGAGCGGGCGATCATCGCCGCCGTATTCTTCCAACCGACGCAACTGCGCATCTGTGACGTCATTTCGCGGTCTCCGGACCTGACCCGCGAACAACAGCGGGAGTTGACGGGCACGGAGATGGAATTTGCGTATCTGCGCGACGGTCAGATGGCGGTGGACAAGATGAACCATCTCTACAGCATCCGACCCCGCGAGAACGAACGCGCGTGA
- a CDS encoding penicillin-binding transpeptidase domain-containing protein gives MTNLEREKHSVTGKRMNLLFLVIFISLAVLIFRLSFLQLSQGQELLKTAESNRYITQSIPAPRGLIYDRNKEELVRNKPAFTITFQRLSDDVQNPLMLDATLYDLFGMRPEELWNAMDPYGEKYSLGMARKVVKNANDKQVAYVREHADELPGFNVVVEPIRDYVDHNTASHVIGYLNNIPMDFWKDHKDEYQQTDMIGTAGVEKQYEDLLHGKDGTLKVEVNINYQPLKDKRTEDPIKGHDLVLTIDKHIQEATDKALASTVQDLHKKISTVKEGAAVAMNPKTGEILAMSSYPSFDPTWWIDGMTDKKYLEDFAPAEKNRALTELYYPGSTVKMATELIGMKEGVIRDPNTSILDPGSITIGDRTITSWAPNLGYVNAYSALAKSSNVYMIKTFQQLSGWRPGMTWSQLDDYYQNVMPGVVNKIMDYHKTFGLGEQTTGLDLPFENAGELDRVGDINDWAAASFGQNEKYNLMQLANYVSTVANNGTRMQPYLVKQIIAADNSVQNIEPKEVNKIPFTQDQIKVVQRGMYDVTHASYGTFNLLADYKPAVAGKSGTSETGRGTENSLFVGYAPFDDPTFAIAIIIPDNEHNGHSGSTLGPIAKAMLDAYFGYDKKPDDKKQEKSTTSAN, from the coding sequence GTGACCAACCTGGAGCGGGAGAAACACTCGGTCACGGGGAAGCGGATGAACCTGTTGTTTTTGGTCATCTTCATTTCCTTGGCCGTTTTAATTTTTCGCCTGAGCTTCCTTCAATTGTCGCAAGGTCAAGAGTTGTTGAAGACCGCAGAGAGCAACCGCTACATCACACAGTCTATCCCGGCCCCGCGCGGCCTGATCTACGACCGGAACAAGGAGGAATTGGTGCGCAACAAACCGGCGTTCACCATCACCTTCCAACGGCTGAGTGACGATGTGCAGAATCCTTTGATGTTGGATGCGACGCTTTATGATCTGTTTGGCATGCGTCCGGAGGAACTCTGGAACGCCATGGACCCCTACGGCGAGAAATATTCGCTGGGCATGGCGCGCAAAGTCGTCAAGAACGCCAACGACAAGCAAGTTGCGTACGTGCGTGAACACGCTGACGAACTGCCGGGCTTCAATGTCGTCGTCGAACCGATCCGCGACTACGTGGATCACAATACAGCTTCCCATGTCATCGGCTATTTGAACAACATTCCGATGGACTTCTGGAAGGATCACAAAGACGAGTACCAACAGACCGACATGATCGGGACAGCAGGTGTAGAGAAGCAATACGAGGACCTGCTGCACGGCAAAGACGGCACGCTGAAAGTCGAAGTCAACATCAACTACCAACCGCTCAAAGACAAGCGGACCGAAGACCCGATCAAAGGGCATGACTTGGTGCTGACGATTGACAAGCACATTCAAGAAGCAACCGACAAAGCGCTGGCTTCCACCGTACAAGATCTTCACAAAAAGATCTCGACGGTCAAGGAGGGGGCGGCCGTTGCGATGAATCCGAAAACGGGTGAAATCCTCGCGATGTCCTCCTACCCGAGTTTTGACCCGACGTGGTGGATTGACGGGATGACCGATAAGAAATACCTCGAAGATTTCGCACCTGCGGAAAAAAACCGCGCCCTCACGGAGCTGTACTACCCCGGTTCGACGGTCAAGATGGCAACGGAGTTGATCGGGATGAAGGAAGGCGTCATTCGTGACCCGAACACGTCCATTCTCGACCCGGGCTCCATCACGATCGGGGACCGAACCATTACGTCGTGGGCTCCGAACCTCGGCTATGTCAACGCCTACAGCGCGTTGGCGAAGTCGTCAAACGTCTACATGATCAAGACCTTCCAACAACTCTCCGGCTGGCGTCCGGGCATGACGTGGAGCCAACTCGATGACTACTACCAGAATGTCATGCCGGGCGTTGTCAACAAGATCATGGACTATCACAAGACGTTCGGACTTGGTGAGCAGACGACCGGTTTGGACCTGCCGTTTGAAAACGCGGGGGAACTGGACCGTGTCGGGGACATCAACGACTGGGCGGCGGCTTCCTTTGGTCAGAACGAAAAATACAACTTGATGCAGTTGGCGAACTATGTCTCAACGGTCGCCAACAACGGCACGCGGATGCAACCGTATCTCGTCAAGCAAATCATCGCGGCGGATAACTCCGTTCAGAATATCGAGCCCAAAGAAGTGAACAAAATTCCGTTCACGCAAGATCAAATCAAAGTCGTGCAACGCGGGATGTATGACGTGACCCACGCTTCCTACGGAACGTTTAACCTGCTCGCCGATTATAAGCCGGCAGTTGCCGGGAAGTCCGGTACGTCCGAGACCGGACGCGGTACGGAGAACTCGTTGTTTGTCGGTTATGCACCGTTTGACGACCCGACGTTCGCCATTGCGATCATCATTCCGGACAATGAGCACAACGGTCACTCCGGTTCGACGCTCGGTCCGATCGCAAAAGCGATGCTGGACGCGTACTTCGGCTACGACAAGAAGCCGGACGACAAAAAGCAGGAAAAATCCACAACTTCCGCGAATTAG
- a CDS encoding peptidoglycan D,D-transpeptidase FtsI family protein, protein MLYNQNSFDEELKKATGKRLNYLFVLVFVALAVLIVRLSFVQLAQGSLYLQRAETNRYIQQSVPAPRGQIYDRDHNLLVTNKPSFAVLYTILSKDVQDPQKISSMLAPVLHKTSDEILNTMDLKGQHYMLSMARRLFTNAGDEQVAYIKEHQADLPGVNVVVEPIRHYERNSFACHVLGYLNNIPGDFWEQHKDEYQQTDLIGMAGVEREYEKYLRGKAGKLQVEVNIYNQPLQDQRLVEPIKGHDLVLTLNSNLQAATEQALAERVQNLKRTVRTVQNGAAIAMDPKTGEILAMASYPSYDPNIWIKGVTEKEYQEQFAPAEMNRSLQQLYQPGSTVKMATELIGFKEGVIKPGSVIYDPGRIQVGYLPNGKPNYIKSWKTIGYADSYRALAESSNVYMIRSFLNLAGYREDMPTAQVNDFLKNRLPNTMDKIENYHKEFGMGPTTTDVDLPYEAEGQITREGYVSDLAFSAIGQTENYTVMQLAQYVSTIANDGKRMKPHVVKEIVPPGGTSESIPVVQQGQLSFAPEHLRAVQRGMYDVTNKTYGTFYSVFGNYPVKIAGKTGTAETGRGTENSLFVGYAPADNPQIAVAILIPDNTPDGHSSDTLGPLARAMFDAYFHVQSKPTVQAKKKPTRH, encoded by the coding sequence TTGCTGTACAACCAGAACTCGTTTGACGAAGAATTGAAAAAGGCCACGGGGAAACGGCTGAACTATTTGTTCGTGCTGGTCTTCGTGGCCTTAGCTGTACTCATCGTCCGTCTGAGTTTTGTCCAACTCGCCCAAGGCAGCCTCTACTTACAACGAGCAGAGACCAATCGCTACATCCAACAATCCGTTCCCGCCCCGCGCGGTCAAATCTACGACCGAGACCACAATCTGCTGGTTACGAACAAACCTTCCTTTGCCGTCCTCTATACGATCTTGAGCAAGGATGTGCAGGATCCACAGAAGATCTCCTCCATGCTGGCTCCCGTCCTGCACAAAACGTCTGATGAAATTCTCAACACGATGGATCTCAAAGGTCAGCATTACATGCTCTCGATGGCACGGCGGCTTTTCACAAACGCCGGAGATGAGCAGGTTGCCTACATCAAGGAACACCAAGCCGATCTGCCGGGCGTCAATGTCGTGGTGGAGCCCATCCGTCACTATGAGCGCAATTCCTTTGCCTGCCATGTTCTCGGCTATCTCAACAACATCCCCGGTGATTTCTGGGAACAACACAAAGACGAGTACCAACAGACCGATCTGATCGGCATGGCCGGCGTAGAGCGTGAGTACGAGAAATACTTGCGCGGCAAGGCCGGCAAATTGCAGGTGGAAGTGAACATCTACAACCAGCCGCTCCAAGACCAGCGCCTCGTCGAGCCGATCAAGGGCCATGATTTGGTGCTTACGCTCAACTCCAACTTGCAGGCGGCCACCGAGCAAGCGTTGGCGGAGCGCGTGCAGAACTTGAAACGCACCGTCCGCACGGTGCAAAACGGCGCCGCCATCGCAATGGACCCCAAGACGGGCGAAATCCTCGCGATGGCAAGCTATCCGAGCTATGATCCGAATATCTGGATCAAGGGTGTCACGGAGAAGGAATACCAAGAGCAGTTCGCGCCCGCCGAGATGAACCGCTCCCTCCAACAACTCTACCAGCCGGGCTCCACGGTCAAGATGGCAACCGAGTTGATCGGGTTCAAAGAAGGCGTGATCAAACCGGGTTCCGTCATCTACGACCCGGGCCGCATCCAGGTCGGTTATCTCCCCAACGGCAAACCGAACTATATCAAATCATGGAAGACGATCGGCTACGCAGATTCCTACCGGGCTCTGGCCGAATCGTCGAACGTCTACATGATTCGCTCGTTCTTGAACCTCGCCGGGTATCGCGAAGACATGCCGACGGCGCAAGTGAACGACTTCCTCAAAAACCGCTTGCCAAACACCATGGACAAGATCGAAAACTACCACAAGGAATTTGGCATGGGTCCGACCACGACCGACGTTGACCTGCCTTATGAAGCAGAGGGGCAGATCACGCGAGAAGGGTACGTGTCAGACCTCGCGTTTTCGGCCATTGGGCAGACGGAGAACTACACGGTGATGCAACTGGCCCAGTATGTCTCCACGATCGCCAACGACGGCAAGCGGATGAAGCCGCATGTGGTCAAGGAAATCGTCCCGCCGGGCGGTACGTCGGAGTCGATTCCCGTGGTGCAACAAGGTCAATTGAGCTTCGCACCGGAACACTTGCGCGCTGTGCAACGGGGGATGTATGACGTCACCAACAAGACCTACGGCACTTTCTACTCCGTGTTTGGCAACTACCCGGTGAAGATCGCGGGCAAGACCGGCACGGCCGAGACGGGGCGCGGCACGGAGAACTCGCTGTTCGTCGGCTACGCACCGGCCGATAACCCGCAAATTGCTGTCGCGATCCTCATCCCGGACAATACGCCGGACGGCCATTCCTCCGACACGCTCGGACCTTTGGCGCGGGCGATGTTCGACGCGTACTTCCACGTGCAAAGCAAACCGACCGTGCAAGCCAAAAAGAAACCGACTCGTCACTGA